A single window of Bombus pascuorum chromosome 1, iyBomPasc1.1, whole genome shotgun sequence DNA harbors:
- the LOC132910819 gene encoding solute carrier family 2, facilitated glucose transporter member 1-like isoform X5, producing MATENDKSSNEIEKQATTPSPLTPAPKPTTEDKRWGLNGRLAFAIAAAALGSSFQHGYNTGVVNAPQQLIENWISDLKMNRTGQVTKQSEVTMIWAIAVSIFCVGGMIGGSLVGSIADRFGRKGGLLLNNILVLLTVIFEGSAKPAKSYEMIIVGRFLIGINAGLNAGLAPMYLSEISPIHLRGAVGTVYQLVITMSILISQILGLEQILGTDEQWPVLLCLTIVPAIFQVITLPLCPESPKYLLLSKGKDMEAQRALAWLRGTIEVHDEMEEMRTEYESVKLVPKVTLKELFVNPSLRIPLMIAIMVMFAQQLSGINAVMFFSTKIFTMAQLDKTAAQNATMAVGAMNVVMTFVSLILVEKAGRKTLLLAGFSGMFIDTALLAVCLAFADTSRAAAYSSIVLVMTFVILFATGPGSIPWFLVSELFNQSARPAATSVAIAVNWTANFIVSIGFLPLQEALGAYVFIIFAALQAFFVFFIYKKVPETKNKTMEEISSMFRQISYQ from the exons ATGGCAACGGAAAATGACAAG tcGAGCAATGAAATCGAGAAACAGGCTACAACGCCATCGCCTTTAACACCAGCGCCAAAG CCTACCACGGAGGATAAGCGGTGG GGTCTAAATGGACGACTAGCATTTGCTATTGCGGCTGCTGCACTTGGATCATCGTTTCAACATGGGTACAACACTGGTGTCGTTAATGCACCTCAGCAG CTCATCGAAAACTGGATCAGTGACCTGAAGATGAATCGTACTGGACAAGTAACTAAACAATCGGAAGTAACGATGATATGGGCAATAGCGGTGTCGATATTCTGCGTAGGCGGAATGATCGGTGGCTCTCTGGTGGGTTCGATAGCCGATCGTTTTGGTAGAAAGGGTGGTTTATTACTGAACAATATCCTGGTCCTGCTCACAGTAATCTTCGAGGGCTCTGCCAAACCAGCGAAAAGTTACGAAATGATAATTGTCGGAAGATTTCTGATCGGTATCAATGCAGGATTAAACGCTGGTTTAGCGCCCATGTATCTATCCGAAATATCACCTATTCATCTACGAGGAGCCGTTGGGACAGTTTATCAACTAGTTATCACTATGTCTATTCTGATATCACAAATTCTTGGCTTGGAGCAAATTTTGGGCACTGACGAACAATGGCCGGTTCTTTTATGCCTGACAATTGTCCCTGCAATTTTTCAAGTGATTACGCTTCCATTGTGTCCCGAAAGTCCGAAATATCTGTTGCTCAGCAAAGGAAAAGACATGGAAGCTCAGAGAG CTTTGGCCTGGTTGCGTGGCACGATCGAAGTTCACGACGAGATGGAGGAAATGAGGACGGAATACGAATCAGTGAAACTTGTACCAAAGGTTACattgaaagaattatttgtaaatccATCTCTTAGAATTCCATTGATGATCGCGATCATGGTTATGTTCGCACAACAATTGTCCGGAATAAATGCCGTCATGTTCTTCTCGACCAAGATCTTCACGATGGCGCAGTTGGACAAGACTGCGGCGCAAAATGCAACGATGGCCGTCGGAGCGATGAACGTTGTTATGACATTTGTCTCTTTGATACTTGTTGAAAAAGCTGGAAGAAAAACGTTGCTATTAGCCGGATTCAGCGGAATGTTTATCGATACCGCGTTACTCGCGGTTTGTCTTGCTTTCGca GATACATCTCGTGCAGCAGCTTACTCCTCCATCGTACTGGTAATGACGTTCGTAATCCTATTTGCAACTGGACCGGGTAGCATCCCTTGGTTCTTGGTGTCCGAGTTGTTTAATCAATCCGCGAGGCCCGCGGCGACGTCCGTTGCTATCGCGGTCAATTGGACGGCCAACTTCATCGTCAGTATCGGATTCCTACCGCTACAAGAGGCATTAGGTGCCTACGTGTTCATTATTTTCGCCGCACTACAAgcattcttcgttttcttcatTTACAAAAAAGTACCCGAGACAAAGAACAAAACGATGGAGGAGATTAGTAGCATGTTTCGACAAATATCGTACCAGTAA
- the LOC132910819 gene encoding solute carrier family 2, facilitated glucose transporter member 1-like isoform X2, which translates to MDEKLSNARFGIAMKIFARAHKNTVRLLGWLFVYPGNISIQGSNVNPLGIVKPAFPLTTSSTVSNRFIMATENDKSSNEIEKQATTPSPLTPAPKPTTEDKRWGLNGRLAFAIAAAALGSSFQHGYNTGVVNAPQQLIENWISDLKMNRTGQVTKQSEVTMIWAIAVSIFCVGGMIGGSLVGSIADRFGRKGGLLLNNILVLLTVIFEGSAKPAKSYEMIIVGRFLIGINAGLNAGLAPMYLSEISPIHLRGAVGTVYQLVITMSILISQILGLEQILGTDEQWPVLLCLTIVPAIFQVITLPLCPESPKYLLLSKGKDMEAQRALAWLRGTIEVHDEMEEMRTEYESVKLVPKVTLKELFVNPSLRIPLMIAIMVMFAQQLSGINAVMFFSTKIFTMAQLDKTAAQNATMAVGAMNVVMTFVSLILVEKAGRKTLLLAGFSGMFIDTALLAVCLAFADTSRAAAYSSIVLVMTFVILFATGPGSIPWFLVSELFNQSARPAATSVAIAVNWTANFIVSIGFLPLQEALGAYVFIIFAALQAFFVFFIYKKVPETKNKTMEEISSMFRQISYQ; encoded by the exons ATGGATGAAAAACTAAGCAATGCTAGATTTGGAattgcaatgaaaattttcgcGCGTGCGCACAAAAACACAGTGAGACTTCTTGGTTGGTTATTCGTTTACCCAGGCAATATAAGCATACAAGGATCGAACGTGAACCCGCTTGGAATAGTCAAACCCGCGTTCCCTTTGACTACGTCATCAACAGTAAGTAA CCGCTTTATAATGGCAACGGAAAATGACAAG tcGAGCAATGAAATCGAGAAACAGGCTACAACGCCATCGCCTTTAACACCAGCGCCAAAG CCTACCACGGAGGATAAGCGGTGG GGTCTAAATGGACGACTAGCATTTGCTATTGCGGCTGCTGCACTTGGATCATCGTTTCAACATGGGTACAACACTGGTGTCGTTAATGCACCTCAGCAG CTCATCGAAAACTGGATCAGTGACCTGAAGATGAATCGTACTGGACAAGTAACTAAACAATCGGAAGTAACGATGATATGGGCAATAGCGGTGTCGATATTCTGCGTAGGCGGAATGATCGGTGGCTCTCTGGTGGGTTCGATAGCCGATCGTTTTGGTAGAAAGGGTGGTTTATTACTGAACAATATCCTGGTCCTGCTCACAGTAATCTTCGAGGGCTCTGCCAAACCAGCGAAAAGTTACGAAATGATAATTGTCGGAAGATTTCTGATCGGTATCAATGCAGGATTAAACGCTGGTTTAGCGCCCATGTATCTATCCGAAATATCACCTATTCATCTACGAGGAGCCGTTGGGACAGTTTATCAACTAGTTATCACTATGTCTATTCTGATATCACAAATTCTTGGCTTGGAGCAAATTTTGGGCACTGACGAACAATGGCCGGTTCTTTTATGCCTGACAATTGTCCCTGCAATTTTTCAAGTGATTACGCTTCCATTGTGTCCCGAAAGTCCGAAATATCTGTTGCTCAGCAAAGGAAAAGACATGGAAGCTCAGAGAG CTTTGGCCTGGTTGCGTGGCACGATCGAAGTTCACGACGAGATGGAGGAAATGAGGACGGAATACGAATCAGTGAAACTTGTACCAAAGGTTACattgaaagaattatttgtaaatccATCTCTTAGAATTCCATTGATGATCGCGATCATGGTTATGTTCGCACAACAATTGTCCGGAATAAATGCCGTCATGTTCTTCTCGACCAAGATCTTCACGATGGCGCAGTTGGACAAGACTGCGGCGCAAAATGCAACGATGGCCGTCGGAGCGATGAACGTTGTTATGACATTTGTCTCTTTGATACTTGTTGAAAAAGCTGGAAGAAAAACGTTGCTATTAGCCGGATTCAGCGGAATGTTTATCGATACCGCGTTACTCGCGGTTTGTCTTGCTTTCGca GATACATCTCGTGCAGCAGCTTACTCCTCCATCGTACTGGTAATGACGTTCGTAATCCTATTTGCAACTGGACCGGGTAGCATCCCTTGGTTCTTGGTGTCCGAGTTGTTTAATCAATCCGCGAGGCCCGCGGCGACGTCCGTTGCTATCGCGGTCAATTGGACGGCCAACTTCATCGTCAGTATCGGATTCCTACCGCTACAAGAGGCATTAGGTGCCTACGTGTTCATTATTTTCGCCGCACTACAAgcattcttcgttttcttcatTTACAAAAAAGTACCCGAGACAAAGAACAAAACGATGGAGGAGATTAGTAGCATGTTTCGACAAATATCGTACCAGTAA
- the LOC132910819 gene encoding solute carrier family 2, facilitated glucose transporter member 1-like isoform X1 yields the protein MTLEKWIETMRTLEKVLSQNLIHLGQRIFLFLLMVDQIPEHLVSAAVLAIWTFRFMPEKPLYLSQLENRFIMATENDKSSNEIEKQATTPSPLTPAPKPTTEDKRWGLNGRLAFAIAAAALGSSFQHGYNTGVVNAPQQLIENWISDLKMNRTGQVTKQSEVTMIWAIAVSIFCVGGMIGGSLVGSIADRFGRKGGLLLNNILVLLTVIFEGSAKPAKSYEMIIVGRFLIGINAGLNAGLAPMYLSEISPIHLRGAVGTVYQLVITMSILISQILGLEQILGTDEQWPVLLCLTIVPAIFQVITLPLCPESPKYLLLSKGKDMEAQRALAWLRGTIEVHDEMEEMRTEYESVKLVPKVTLKELFVNPSLRIPLMIAIMVMFAQQLSGINAVMFFSTKIFTMAQLDKTAAQNATMAVGAMNVVMTFVSLILVEKAGRKTLLLAGFSGMFIDTALLAVCLAFADTSRAAAYSSIVLVMTFVILFATGPGSIPWFLVSELFNQSARPAATSVAIAVNWTANFIVSIGFLPLQEALGAYVFIIFAALQAFFVFFIYKKVPETKNKTMEEISSMFRQISYQ from the exons GCCAGAGAAACCACTATACCTGTCTCAGCTGGAAAA CCGCTTTATAATGGCAACGGAAAATGACAAG tcGAGCAATGAAATCGAGAAACAGGCTACAACGCCATCGCCTTTAACACCAGCGCCAAAG CCTACCACGGAGGATAAGCGGTGG GGTCTAAATGGACGACTAGCATTTGCTATTGCGGCTGCTGCACTTGGATCATCGTTTCAACATGGGTACAACACTGGTGTCGTTAATGCACCTCAGCAG CTCATCGAAAACTGGATCAGTGACCTGAAGATGAATCGTACTGGACAAGTAACTAAACAATCGGAAGTAACGATGATATGGGCAATAGCGGTGTCGATATTCTGCGTAGGCGGAATGATCGGTGGCTCTCTGGTGGGTTCGATAGCCGATCGTTTTGGTAGAAAGGGTGGTTTATTACTGAACAATATCCTGGTCCTGCTCACAGTAATCTTCGAGGGCTCTGCCAAACCAGCGAAAAGTTACGAAATGATAATTGTCGGAAGATTTCTGATCGGTATCAATGCAGGATTAAACGCTGGTTTAGCGCCCATGTATCTATCCGAAATATCACCTATTCATCTACGAGGAGCCGTTGGGACAGTTTATCAACTAGTTATCACTATGTCTATTCTGATATCACAAATTCTTGGCTTGGAGCAAATTTTGGGCACTGACGAACAATGGCCGGTTCTTTTATGCCTGACAATTGTCCCTGCAATTTTTCAAGTGATTACGCTTCCATTGTGTCCCGAAAGTCCGAAATATCTGTTGCTCAGCAAAGGAAAAGACATGGAAGCTCAGAGAG CTTTGGCCTGGTTGCGTGGCACGATCGAAGTTCACGACGAGATGGAGGAAATGAGGACGGAATACGAATCAGTGAAACTTGTACCAAAGGTTACattgaaagaattatttgtaaatccATCTCTTAGAATTCCATTGATGATCGCGATCATGGTTATGTTCGCACAACAATTGTCCGGAATAAATGCCGTCATGTTCTTCTCGACCAAGATCTTCACGATGGCGCAGTTGGACAAGACTGCGGCGCAAAATGCAACGATGGCCGTCGGAGCGATGAACGTTGTTATGACATTTGTCTCTTTGATACTTGTTGAAAAAGCTGGAAGAAAAACGTTGCTATTAGCCGGATTCAGCGGAATGTTTATCGATACCGCGTTACTCGCGGTTTGTCTTGCTTTCGca GATACATCTCGTGCAGCAGCTTACTCCTCCATCGTACTGGTAATGACGTTCGTAATCCTATTTGCAACTGGACCGGGTAGCATCCCTTGGTTCTTGGTGTCCGAGTTGTTTAATCAATCCGCGAGGCCCGCGGCGACGTCCGTTGCTATCGCGGTCAATTGGACGGCCAACTTCATCGTCAGTATCGGATTCCTACCGCTACAAGAGGCATTAGGTGCCTACGTGTTCATTATTTTCGCCGCACTACAAgcattcttcgttttcttcatTTACAAAAAAGTACCCGAGACAAAGAACAAAACGATGGAGGAGATTAGTAGCATGTTTCGACAAATATCGTACCAGTAA
- the LOC132910819 gene encoding solute carrier family 2, facilitated glucose transporter member 1-like isoform X7 — MSCRLQGLNGRLAFAIAAAALGSSFQHGYNTGVVNAPQQLIENWISDLKMNRTGQVTKQSEVTMIWAIAVSIFCVGGMIGGSLVGSIADRFGRKGGLLLNNILVLLTVIFEGSAKPAKSYEMIIVGRFLIGINAGLNAGLAPMYLSEISPIHLRGAVGTVYQLVITMSILISQILGLEQILGTDEQWPVLLCLTIVPAIFQVITLPLCPESPKYLLLSKGKDMEAQRALAWLRGTIEVHDEMEEMRTEYESVKLVPKVTLKELFVNPSLRIPLMIAIMVMFAQQLSGINAVMFFSTKIFTMAQLDKTAAQNATMAVGAMNVVMTFVSLILVEKAGRKTLLLAGFSGMFIDTALLAVCLAFADTSRAAAYSSIVLVMTFVILFATGPGSIPWFLVSELFNQSARPAATSVAIAVNWTANFIVSIGFLPLQEALGAYVFIIFAALQAFFVFFIYKKVPETKNKTMEEISSMFRQISYQ; from the exons ATGAGCTGCAGGCTACAG GGTCTAAATGGACGACTAGCATTTGCTATTGCGGCTGCTGCACTTGGATCATCGTTTCAACATGGGTACAACACTGGTGTCGTTAATGCACCTCAGCAG CTCATCGAAAACTGGATCAGTGACCTGAAGATGAATCGTACTGGACAAGTAACTAAACAATCGGAAGTAACGATGATATGGGCAATAGCGGTGTCGATATTCTGCGTAGGCGGAATGATCGGTGGCTCTCTGGTGGGTTCGATAGCCGATCGTTTTGGTAGAAAGGGTGGTTTATTACTGAACAATATCCTGGTCCTGCTCACAGTAATCTTCGAGGGCTCTGCCAAACCAGCGAAAAGTTACGAAATGATAATTGTCGGAAGATTTCTGATCGGTATCAATGCAGGATTAAACGCTGGTTTAGCGCCCATGTATCTATCCGAAATATCACCTATTCATCTACGAGGAGCCGTTGGGACAGTTTATCAACTAGTTATCACTATGTCTATTCTGATATCACAAATTCTTGGCTTGGAGCAAATTTTGGGCACTGACGAACAATGGCCGGTTCTTTTATGCCTGACAATTGTCCCTGCAATTTTTCAAGTGATTACGCTTCCATTGTGTCCCGAAAGTCCGAAATATCTGTTGCTCAGCAAAGGAAAAGACATGGAAGCTCAGAGAG CTTTGGCCTGGTTGCGTGGCACGATCGAAGTTCACGACGAGATGGAGGAAATGAGGACGGAATACGAATCAGTGAAACTTGTACCAAAGGTTACattgaaagaattatttgtaaatccATCTCTTAGAATTCCATTGATGATCGCGATCATGGTTATGTTCGCACAACAATTGTCCGGAATAAATGCCGTCATGTTCTTCTCGACCAAGATCTTCACGATGGCGCAGTTGGACAAGACTGCGGCGCAAAATGCAACGATGGCCGTCGGAGCGATGAACGTTGTTATGACATTTGTCTCTTTGATACTTGTTGAAAAAGCTGGAAGAAAAACGTTGCTATTAGCCGGATTCAGCGGAATGTTTATCGATACCGCGTTACTCGCGGTTTGTCTTGCTTTCGca GATACATCTCGTGCAGCAGCTTACTCCTCCATCGTACTGGTAATGACGTTCGTAATCCTATTTGCAACTGGACCGGGTAGCATCCCTTGGTTCTTGGTGTCCGAGTTGTTTAATCAATCCGCGAGGCCCGCGGCGACGTCCGTTGCTATCGCGGTCAATTGGACGGCCAACTTCATCGTCAGTATCGGATTCCTACCGCTACAAGAGGCATTAGGTGCCTACGTGTTCATTATTTTCGCCGCACTACAAgcattcttcgttttcttcatTTACAAAAAAGTACCCGAGACAAAGAACAAAACGATGGAGGAGATTAGTAGCATGTTTCGACAAATATCGTACCAGTAA
- the LOC132910819 gene encoding solute carrier family 2, facilitated glucose transporter member 1-like isoform X3 — MRTLEKVLSQNLIHLGQRIFLFLLMVDQIPEHLVSAAVLAIWTFRFMPEKPLYLSQLENRFIMATENDKSSNEIEKQATTPSPLTPAPKPTTEDKRWGLNGRLAFAIAAAALGSSFQHGYNTGVVNAPQQLIENWISDLKMNRTGQVTKQSEVTMIWAIAVSIFCVGGMIGGSLVGSIADRFGRKGGLLLNNILVLLTVIFEGSAKPAKSYEMIIVGRFLIGINAGLNAGLAPMYLSEISPIHLRGAVGTVYQLVITMSILISQILGLEQILGTDEQWPVLLCLTIVPAIFQVITLPLCPESPKYLLLSKGKDMEAQRALAWLRGTIEVHDEMEEMRTEYESVKLVPKVTLKELFVNPSLRIPLMIAIMVMFAQQLSGINAVMFFSTKIFTMAQLDKTAAQNATMAVGAMNVVMTFVSLILVEKAGRKTLLLAGFSGMFIDTALLAVCLAFADTSRAAAYSSIVLVMTFVILFATGPGSIPWFLVSELFNQSARPAATSVAIAVNWTANFIVSIGFLPLQEALGAYVFIIFAALQAFFVFFIYKKVPETKNKTMEEISSMFRQISYQ, encoded by the exons GCCAGAGAAACCACTATACCTGTCTCAGCTGGAAAA CCGCTTTATAATGGCAACGGAAAATGACAAG tcGAGCAATGAAATCGAGAAACAGGCTACAACGCCATCGCCTTTAACACCAGCGCCAAAG CCTACCACGGAGGATAAGCGGTGG GGTCTAAATGGACGACTAGCATTTGCTATTGCGGCTGCTGCACTTGGATCATCGTTTCAACATGGGTACAACACTGGTGTCGTTAATGCACCTCAGCAG CTCATCGAAAACTGGATCAGTGACCTGAAGATGAATCGTACTGGACAAGTAACTAAACAATCGGAAGTAACGATGATATGGGCAATAGCGGTGTCGATATTCTGCGTAGGCGGAATGATCGGTGGCTCTCTGGTGGGTTCGATAGCCGATCGTTTTGGTAGAAAGGGTGGTTTATTACTGAACAATATCCTGGTCCTGCTCACAGTAATCTTCGAGGGCTCTGCCAAACCAGCGAAAAGTTACGAAATGATAATTGTCGGAAGATTTCTGATCGGTATCAATGCAGGATTAAACGCTGGTTTAGCGCCCATGTATCTATCCGAAATATCACCTATTCATCTACGAGGAGCCGTTGGGACAGTTTATCAACTAGTTATCACTATGTCTATTCTGATATCACAAATTCTTGGCTTGGAGCAAATTTTGGGCACTGACGAACAATGGCCGGTTCTTTTATGCCTGACAATTGTCCCTGCAATTTTTCAAGTGATTACGCTTCCATTGTGTCCCGAAAGTCCGAAATATCTGTTGCTCAGCAAAGGAAAAGACATGGAAGCTCAGAGAG CTTTGGCCTGGTTGCGTGGCACGATCGAAGTTCACGACGAGATGGAGGAAATGAGGACGGAATACGAATCAGTGAAACTTGTACCAAAGGTTACattgaaagaattatttgtaaatccATCTCTTAGAATTCCATTGATGATCGCGATCATGGTTATGTTCGCACAACAATTGTCCGGAATAAATGCCGTCATGTTCTTCTCGACCAAGATCTTCACGATGGCGCAGTTGGACAAGACTGCGGCGCAAAATGCAACGATGGCCGTCGGAGCGATGAACGTTGTTATGACATTTGTCTCTTTGATACTTGTTGAAAAAGCTGGAAGAAAAACGTTGCTATTAGCCGGATTCAGCGGAATGTTTATCGATACCGCGTTACTCGCGGTTTGTCTTGCTTTCGca GATACATCTCGTGCAGCAGCTTACTCCTCCATCGTACTGGTAATGACGTTCGTAATCCTATTTGCAACTGGACCGGGTAGCATCCCTTGGTTCTTGGTGTCCGAGTTGTTTAATCAATCCGCGAGGCCCGCGGCGACGTCCGTTGCTATCGCGGTCAATTGGACGGCCAACTTCATCGTCAGTATCGGATTCCTACCGCTACAAGAGGCATTAGGTGCCTACGTGTTCATTATTTTCGCCGCACTACAAgcattcttcgttttcttcatTTACAAAAAAGTACCCGAGACAAAGAACAAAACGATGGAGGAGATTAGTAGCATGTTTCGACAAATATCGTACCAGTAA
- the LOC132910819 gene encoding solute carrier family 2, facilitated glucose transporter member 1-like isoform X4, producing the protein MDRDDEDFGEGFVAESHPLRPTHLSVPINGRPDSRAPSISSSVSDMDVPIYARETTIPVSAGKGLNGRLAFAIAAAALGSSFQHGYNTGVVNAPQQLIENWISDLKMNRTGQVTKQSEVTMIWAIAVSIFCVGGMIGGSLVGSIADRFGRKGGLLLNNILVLLTVIFEGSAKPAKSYEMIIVGRFLIGINAGLNAGLAPMYLSEISPIHLRGAVGTVYQLVITMSILISQILGLEQILGTDEQWPVLLCLTIVPAIFQVITLPLCPESPKYLLLSKGKDMEAQRALAWLRGTIEVHDEMEEMRTEYESVKLVPKVTLKELFVNPSLRIPLMIAIMVMFAQQLSGINAVMFFSTKIFTMAQLDKTAAQNATMAVGAMNVVMTFVSLILVEKAGRKTLLLAGFSGMFIDTALLAVCLAFADTSRAAAYSSIVLVMTFVILFATGPGSIPWFLVSELFNQSARPAATSVAIAVNWTANFIVSIGFLPLQEALGAYVFIIFAALQAFFVFFIYKKVPETKNKTMEEISSMFRQISYQ; encoded by the exons GCCAGAGAAACCACTATACCTGTCTCAGCTGGAAAA GGTCTAAATGGACGACTAGCATTTGCTATTGCGGCTGCTGCACTTGGATCATCGTTTCAACATGGGTACAACACTGGTGTCGTTAATGCACCTCAGCAG CTCATCGAAAACTGGATCAGTGACCTGAAGATGAATCGTACTGGACAAGTAACTAAACAATCGGAAGTAACGATGATATGGGCAATAGCGGTGTCGATATTCTGCGTAGGCGGAATGATCGGTGGCTCTCTGGTGGGTTCGATAGCCGATCGTTTTGGTAGAAAGGGTGGTTTATTACTGAACAATATCCTGGTCCTGCTCACAGTAATCTTCGAGGGCTCTGCCAAACCAGCGAAAAGTTACGAAATGATAATTGTCGGAAGATTTCTGATCGGTATCAATGCAGGATTAAACGCTGGTTTAGCGCCCATGTATCTATCCGAAATATCACCTATTCATCTACGAGGAGCCGTTGGGACAGTTTATCAACTAGTTATCACTATGTCTATTCTGATATCACAAATTCTTGGCTTGGAGCAAATTTTGGGCACTGACGAACAATGGCCGGTTCTTTTATGCCTGACAATTGTCCCTGCAATTTTTCAAGTGATTACGCTTCCATTGTGTCCCGAAAGTCCGAAATATCTGTTGCTCAGCAAAGGAAAAGACATGGAAGCTCAGAGAG CTTTGGCCTGGTTGCGTGGCACGATCGAAGTTCACGACGAGATGGAGGAAATGAGGACGGAATACGAATCAGTGAAACTTGTACCAAAGGTTACattgaaagaattatttgtaaatccATCTCTTAGAATTCCATTGATGATCGCGATCATGGTTATGTTCGCACAACAATTGTCCGGAATAAATGCCGTCATGTTCTTCTCGACCAAGATCTTCACGATGGCGCAGTTGGACAAGACTGCGGCGCAAAATGCAACGATGGCCGTCGGAGCGATGAACGTTGTTATGACATTTGTCTCTTTGATACTTGTTGAAAAAGCTGGAAGAAAAACGTTGCTATTAGCCGGATTCAGCGGAATGTTTATCGATACCGCGTTACTCGCGGTTTGTCTTGCTTTCGca GATACATCTCGTGCAGCAGCTTACTCCTCCATCGTACTGGTAATGACGTTCGTAATCCTATTTGCAACTGGACCGGGTAGCATCCCTTGGTTCTTGGTGTCCGAGTTGTTTAATCAATCCGCGAGGCCCGCGGCGACGTCCGTTGCTATCGCGGTCAATTGGACGGCCAACTTCATCGTCAGTATCGGATTCCTACCGCTACAAGAGGCATTAGGTGCCTACGTGTTCATTATTTTCGCCGCACTACAAgcattcttcgttttcttcatTTACAAAAAAGTACCCGAGACAAAGAACAAAACGATGGAGGAGATTAGTAGCATGTTTCGACAAATATCGTACCAGTAA